The following coding sequences are from one Phenylobacterium glaciei window:
- a CDS encoding glutaredoxin family protein, producing MNAPRQAVLYRMVMPDHTCPYGLKARHLLKSRGYKVEDHWLKTREETDAFKAQHDVKTTPQTFIDGVRIGGHDDLRRYLGLKVPDPKAKSYTPVLVVFAVTALMALALSYASFGNPLTMRAGEWFIGLSMMALAMLKLQNPESFATMFLNYDLLAKRWVPYGRIYPFAELGAGALMVAGVFTWLSAPVALIIGGIGAVSVIKAVYVDGRELKCACVGGDSNVPLGFLSLTENLMMIAMAIWMLAMA from the coding sequence ATGAACGCCCCCCGCCAAGCCGTCCTCTACCGCATGGTCATGCCCGACCACACCTGCCCCTACGGTCTCAAGGCCCGCCATCTGCTTAAGAGCCGGGGCTACAAGGTCGAGGACCACTGGCTGAAAACCCGCGAGGAAACCGACGCCTTCAAGGCGCAGCACGACGTGAAGACCACCCCCCAGACCTTCATCGATGGCGTGCGGATCGGCGGCCACGACGACCTGCGCCGCTACCTGGGCCTCAAGGTCCCCGACCCCAAGGCCAAGTCCTACACCCCGGTTCTGGTGGTGTTCGCCGTCACCGCCTTGATGGCTCTGGCGCTCAGCTACGCGTCGTTCGGCAATCCCCTGACGATGCGCGCGGGCGAGTGGTTCATCGGCCTGTCGATGATGGCCCTGGCCATGCTGAAGCTGCAGAACCCCGAGAGCTTCGCCACCATGTTCCTGAACTATGACCTGCTGGCCAAGCGCTGGGTCCCCTACGGCCGGATCTACCCGTTCGCGGAGCTCGGCGCCGGCGCCCTGATGGTGGCCGGCGTCTTCACCTGGCTGTCCGCGCCCGTCGCCCTCATCATCGGCGGAATCGGCGCGGTCTCGGTGATCAAGGCGGTCTATGTCGACGGGCGCGAGCTCAAATGCGCCTGCGTCGGCGGCGACAGCAATGTGCCCCTGGGCTTCCTGTCGCTCACCGAGAACCTGATGATGATCGCCATGGCGATCTGGATGCTGGCGATGGCCTAA
- the pgsA gene encoding CDP-diacylglycerol--glycerol-3-phosphate 3-phosphatidyltransferase encodes MKSLPNILSTGRLILTVLMFVALAAAAGGVPYVSERLTPETQFALQRFAFWAFVIAAVTDYFDGWLARKLDAVTVWGAILDPIGDKVLVAGAVLGLMALGAQPAVVLPVGLILFREFTVSALREVGAGKGIKLPVTLLAKWKTTLQLVGLGAELLVASWGAFQLPADPAIREPVTLFAHTTLWVAAIVTLITGWQYWNQTRKALAT; translated from the coding sequence ATGAAGTCCCTGCCCAACATCCTGTCCACCGGCCGCCTGATCCTGACGGTCCTCATGTTCGTGGCCCTGGCTGCGGCGGCGGGCGGCGTGCCCTATGTGAGTGAGCGGCTCACACCTGAGACCCAGTTCGCCCTGCAGAGGTTCGCCTTCTGGGCCTTTGTGATCGCCGCGGTGACCGATTATTTCGACGGCTGGCTGGCGCGCAAGCTGGACGCGGTCACGGTCTGGGGGGCGATCCTCGATCCGATCGGCGACAAGGTGCTGGTGGCCGGCGCGGTGTTGGGCCTGATGGCGCTGGGCGCCCAGCCGGCGGTGGTGCTGCCGGTGGGCCTGATCCTGTTCCGCGAGTTCACGGTCAGCGCCCTGCGCGAGGTCGGCGCCGGCAAGGGGATCAAGCTGCCCGTCACCCTGCTGGCCAAGTGGAAGACCACCCTGCAACTGGTGGGCCTCGGCGCGGAGTTGCTGGTGGCCTCCTGGGGCGCCTTCCAACTGCCGGCCGATCCGGCGATCCGCGAGCCCGTGACCCTGTTCGCCCACACCACCCTGTGGGTCGCGGCCATCGTGACGCTGATCACCGGCTGGCAGTACTGGAACCAGACGCGAAAGGCGCTGGCGACCTAG